A region from the Thauera humireducens genome encodes:
- a CDS encoding glycogen/starch/alpha-glucan phosphorylase, giving the protein MDLSQFTHQYDHLSRDVAAFRRAISNKLMYQVGKNPESARPEDWLHAVSYAVRDHLVERWMKTIRASYAQDVKRVYYLSMEFLIGRSFSNALLALDLMPTVRQALTELEVDPDVVIDLEPDAALGNGGLGRLAACFLDSMATLGVPGFGYGIRYDYGMFRQQIIDGQQVEVPDYWLAHGNPWEFHRPEICFRVRYGGHLEQEGDVVRWVGTEDVLANAYDTIIPGYGTEVTNTLRLWSAKATEEIDLSAFNQGNYFGAVESKNHSENVSRVLYPDDSTLSGRELRLRQEYFFVSASLQDILRRYRVNHRDFDALPDKVSIHLNDTHPVLAVPELMRLLVDEHGVPWKEAWALCRRVFSYTNHTLMHEALETWPVDMLGRVLPRHLRMIFDINADFLADLTAAHGHDVELMRRVSLIDEHGERRVRMAYLAVVASHSVNGVSVLHSELMRQSIFADFARLWPERFNNKTNGVTPRRWLAQANPGLAALLDARLGTGWRRNLHELAALREYQHERDFLDAFRSAKRANKQRLADYVGARLGIDIDPGALFDVQVKRMHEYKRQLLNLLHVIARYQAILAKPDADWVPRVVIFSGKAASAYVMAKQVIRLINDVAAVVNADARLRGRLKVVFIPNYSVSLAELIIPAADLSEQISTAGTEASGTGNMKLALNGAITIGTLDGANVEIREQVGDDNIFIFGHTTAEVADIRAQGYQPRNCYAANPQLAAALNAVRDGLFSPGERGRYQAVFDALMNWGDHYLLLADFASYVEAQQRADALYRQPEAWTRSALLNVAGMGLFSSDRTIDAYAREIWKTTPIRLDAASVFE; this is encoded by the coding sequence ATGGACCTCTCCCAGTTCACCCACCAGTACGACCACCTGTCGCGCGACGTCGCGGCCTTCCGACGTGCGATCTCGAACAAGCTGATGTACCAGGTGGGCAAGAATCCGGAGTCCGCCCGGCCCGAGGACTGGCTCCATGCGGTGTCCTATGCGGTGCGCGACCATCTGGTCGAGCGCTGGATGAAGACCATCCGCGCCAGCTACGCGCAAGACGTCAAGCGCGTCTATTACCTGTCGATGGAATTCCTCATCGGCCGCAGCTTCAGCAATGCCCTGCTCGCGCTCGACCTGATGCCCACCGTGCGTCAGGCCTTGACCGAACTGGAGGTCGATCCGGACGTCGTCATCGACCTCGAACCGGATGCGGCACTGGGCAACGGCGGCCTCGGCCGGCTCGCGGCCTGTTTCCTCGATTCGATGGCGACACTCGGCGTGCCCGGATTCGGCTACGGCATCCGCTACGACTACGGCATGTTCCGCCAGCAGATCATCGACGGACAGCAGGTCGAGGTGCCCGACTACTGGCTGGCGCACGGCAACCCGTGGGAATTCCACCGGCCCGAGATCTGCTTCCGCGTACGCTACGGCGGACACCTGGAGCAGGAAGGCGATGTGGTCCGCTGGGTCGGCACGGAGGACGTACTGGCAAACGCCTACGACACGATCATCCCGGGCTACGGCACCGAGGTGACCAACACGCTGCGGCTGTGGTCGGCCAAGGCCACCGAGGAAATCGATCTGTCGGCCTTCAACCAGGGCAACTACTTCGGTGCGGTCGAGAGCAAGAACCACTCGGAGAACGTCAGCCGCGTGCTGTATCCGGACGATTCCACCCTGTCGGGCCGCGAGCTGCGTCTGCGTCAGGAGTACTTCTTCGTCTCGGCCAGCCTGCAGGACATCCTGCGCCGCTATCGGGTGAACCACCGCGATTTCGACGCCCTGCCGGACAAGGTCAGCATCCATCTCAACGACACCCATCCGGTGCTGGCCGTGCCGGAACTCATGCGCCTGCTCGTCGACGAGCACGGTGTGCCGTGGAAGGAGGCGTGGGCCCTGTGCCGGCGCGTGTTCTCCTACACCAACCACACGCTGATGCACGAGGCGCTGGAGACCTGGCCGGTGGACATGCTCGGCCGCGTGCTGCCGCGCCATCTGCGCATGATCTTCGACATCAACGCCGATTTCCTCGCCGACCTCACCGCCGCACACGGGCACGATGTCGAACTGATGCGCCGCGTGTCACTGATCGACGAGCACGGTGAGCGTCGTGTGCGCATGGCCTACCTCGCGGTGGTCGCATCGCATTCGGTCAACGGCGTGTCGGTGCTGCACTCGGAACTGATGAGGCAGTCGATCTTCGCCGACTTCGCCCGCCTGTGGCCGGAGCGCTTCAACAACAAGACCAACGGTGTCACCCCGCGGCGCTGGCTCGCACAGGCCAATCCCGGCCTGGCCGCCCTGCTCGACGCACGCCTCGGCACAGGTTGGCGACGCAACCTTCACGAACTGGCGGCCTTGCGCGAGTACCAGCACGAGCGCGACTTCCTCGACGCCTTCCGCTCGGCCAAACGGGCGAACAAGCAGCGTCTGGCCGACTACGTCGGCGCACGCCTCGGCATCGACATCGACCCGGGCGCGCTGTTCGACGTGCAGGTCAAGCGCATGCACGAGTACAAGCGCCAGCTGCTCAACCTGCTGCACGTCATCGCGCGCTACCAGGCGATCCTCGCCAAGCCCGATGCGGACTGGGTGCCGCGCGTGGTGATCTTTTCGGGCAAGGCCGCGTCCGCCTATGTGATGGCCAAGCAGGTGATCCGCCTCATCAACGACGTGGCGGCGGTGGTCAATGCCGACGCGCGGCTGCGCGGCCGGCTCAAGGTCGTCTTCATCCCGAACTACAGCGTCAGCCTGGCCGAGCTGATCATTCCGGCGGCCGACCTGTCGGAACAGATCTCGACCGCGGGCACCGAGGCCTCGGGCACCGGCAACATGAAGCTCGCGCTGAACGGCGCCATCACGATCGGCACGCTCGACGGCGCCAACGTGGAGATCCGCGAACAGGTCGGTGACGACAACATCTTCATCTTCGGCCATACGACCGCAGAGGTCGCCGACATCCGCGCGCAGGGCTACCAGCCGCGCAACTGCTACGCGGCCAATCCGCAACTGGCGGCGGCGCTGAATGCCGTACGTGACGGCCTGTTCAGCCCTGGCGAACGCGGGCGCTACCAGGCCGTGTTCGACGCGCTGATGAACTGGGGCGACCACTACCTGCTGCTGGCGGACTTCGCCAGCTATGTCGAGGCCCAGCAGCGTGCGGACGCGTTGTACCGGCAACCCGAGGCCTGGACCCGATCCGCGCTGCTGAACGTCGCCGGCATGGGCCTCTTTTCGTCCGACCGCACGATCGACGCGTACGCGCGCGAGATCTGGAAGACGACGCCGATCCGGCTCGACGCCGCCTCAGTTTTCGAATGA
- a CDS encoding phosphoethanolamine transferase, which yields MHAIRDGHSPARSSDLLAFAVVFAIVLCTLIPAHDLRRLAQIMVLALPAMCLLLWPVEALRMRRLRALFVGLWAGGFMIDGAVRAYLARTYQASADSALVLTAVANTGTGESVEYLSMYWPAMLPWVAVLMAGGLAMVWALRRTIVSPVQAGVPRANGARMPLVRRWLALLLCAVLLLSALAYALKPWRRLHPLVFWSDWVASVQELRDEWADQDELRQRTLARAAGLQPTVLSEGPSTVVVVISDSVNRDNLGLYGYTRETTPRLERLRDELGDTFLVLRHAWSVDAGTLASLRNLFWFGNYNAPEPMHVLALARAAGYHVTWISNHDDIAIDQSHAAFADRIERLSRTPGRSNRSADIDTLKPLRAALADPQPRKLIVVHLMGAHPHYSFRYPKGANPFDDGFDAVEHELEQEGRPVWLQVLRDEYDAALLHHDTVLAETFELLRQAPGSGDYRAWLYLSDHGQEVGHDADHAGHSSHTVAGFRIPAIVWQNQARSTLPADAWRRPFRVDWTGWTLAHLLDVRWQGDDRGRDVLDAAYRWADPQLPVSVASFEN from the coding sequence ATGCACGCCATCCGCGATGGTCATTCTCCCGCTCGTTCCAGTGATCTGCTTGCGTTCGCGGTGGTGTTCGCCATCGTTCTATGTACGCTGATCCCCGCGCATGACTTGCGCCGTCTCGCCCAGATCATGGTGTTGGCACTGCCTGCGATGTGTCTTCTGCTGTGGCCGGTTGAAGCCTTGCGCATGCGCCGACTGCGCGCCCTGTTCGTCGGCTTGTGGGCGGGGGGCTTCATGATCGACGGTGCAGTCAGGGCCTATCTGGCACGCACTTATCAGGCTTCGGCCGACAGCGCACTGGTCCTGACCGCAGTCGCGAACACGGGTACAGGCGAGAGTGTCGAGTATCTTTCGATGTACTGGCCCGCGATGCTGCCCTGGGTCGCCGTCCTCATGGCTGGCGGTCTTGCGATGGTCTGGGCGCTTCGGCGGACGATCGTCTCCCCGGTGCAGGCAGGCGTGCCGCGCGCGAACGGAGCCAGGATGCCCCTCGTGCGGCGATGGTTGGCCCTGCTGCTTTGTGCGGTACTGCTTCTCAGCGCGCTTGCCTATGCGCTCAAGCCGTGGCGGCGCTTGCATCCACTGGTGTTCTGGTCCGACTGGGTGGCGTCCGTTCAGGAGCTCCGTGACGAATGGGCGGATCAGGACGAACTCCGGCAGCGAACCCTTGCGCGGGCTGCCGGACTGCAGCCGACGGTCTTGTCCGAGGGGCCCTCGACGGTCGTCGTGGTGATATCGGACAGCGTCAATCGCGACAATCTCGGACTCTATGGCTACACACGGGAGACCACCCCACGGCTTGAACGACTGCGGGATGAACTCGGCGACACCTTTCTGGTGTTGAGGCATGCGTGGTCGGTGGATGCCGGTACGCTGGCGTCCTTGCGGAACCTGTTCTGGTTCGGCAACTACAACGCGCCGGAGCCGATGCACGTGCTGGCCCTGGCGCGTGCCGCCGGCTATCACGTCACGTGGATCAGCAATCACGACGACATCGCCATCGATCAGTCACATGCCGCCTTTGCAGACCGGATCGAGAGGCTGAGCCGTACGCCCGGCCGATCGAACCGCTCTGCCGACATCGATACGCTGAAGCCCCTGCGGGCGGCGCTCGCGGACCCGCAACCGCGCAAGCTCATCGTCGTTCACCTGATGGGAGCGCATCCGCATTACAGTTTCCGCTATCCGAAAGGGGCCAATCCGTTCGACGATGGATTCGACGCGGTCGAGCACGAACTCGAGCAGGAAGGGCGACCGGTGTGGCTGCAGGTGCTCCGTGACGAGTACGACGCGGCGCTCCTGCATCACGATACCGTTCTGGCCGAAACGTTCGAACTGCTGCGGCAGGCGCCGGGCTCCGGCGACTATCGCGCCTGGCTCTACCTGTCCGATCATGGACAGGAGGTGGGCCATGACGCCGACCATGCCGGCCACAGCTCGCACACCGTTGCCGGTTTCCGCATTCCCGCGATCGTCTGGCAGAACCAGGCCCGCAGCACCCTGCCGGCGGATGCATGGCGCCGTCCTTTCCGCGTTGACTGGACCGGGTGGACGCTTGCGCACCTGCTCGACGTCCGCTGGCAGGGCGACGATCGGGGTCGCGACGTTCTGGACGCCGCATACCGCTGGGCCGATCCACAGCTTCCGGTCAGCGTAGCTTCATTCGAAAACTGA
- a CDS encoding TIGR02678 family protein gives MTTDSTAIGQQQALHQREEFTAALRALLMTPLMTPAHAEFAAVRRHADALREWFVREAGWPLHIERDAARLYKRPADVHDATRGLPGYERRRYVLLCLACAVLERADPQITLRVLGDRLLALAADPALAALGFSFTLQAQHERRELVAVCRTLLELGVLHRVAGDEEGFVHGGSEGSDSLHDALYDVQRRVLAGVLAASRGPSTWPADDAPDTFEARLAALVAELVPDSDEGRRTALRHHLARRLLDDPVIYLDRLDADQRAYFMNQRGTMATRLCDATGLVTEQRAEGLALTDEDGELTDVAMPAEGTEAHVTLLVAEFLTARANSRASTDEVAAFIAGARQRFGKFWRKSAREAGSEHELAATALERLQRLQLLERDGAEVRPLPALARFAVGEAELRPAAPATTGTLFD, from the coding sequence ATGACAACCGACAGCACCGCGATCGGCCAGCAGCAGGCCCTCCATCAACGCGAGGAGTTCACCGCCGCGCTGCGCGCCCTGTTGATGACGCCGCTGATGACACCGGCACACGCGGAATTCGCCGCCGTGCGCCGCCACGCCGATGCCTTGCGCGAATGGTTCGTCCGCGAGGCCGGCTGGCCCCTGCATATCGAACGCGATGCGGCGCGCCTGTACAAGCGTCCGGCCGACGTACACGACGCCACGCGTGGGCTGCCCGGCTACGAGCGCCGCCGCTATGTTCTACTGTGCCTCGCCTGCGCGGTGTTGGAGCGCGCCGACCCGCAGATCACGCTGCGCGTGCTCGGCGACCGGCTGCTCGCCCTCGCCGCAGACCCGGCGCTGGCCGCGCTCGGCTTCAGCTTCACGCTCCAGGCGCAGCACGAGCGGCGGGAGCTGGTCGCGGTGTGCCGCACGCTGCTCGAGCTCGGCGTCCTGCATCGCGTGGCCGGTGATGAGGAGGGCTTCGTACACGGCGGCAGCGAAGGCTCGGACAGTCTCCATGACGCACTCTACGACGTGCAGCGGCGGGTCCTCGCAGGTGTACTCGCGGCATCGCGCGGCCCGTCCACGTGGCCCGCGGATGACGCTCCGGACACGTTCGAGGCGCGGCTCGCCGCGCTGGTGGCGGAGCTGGTACCGGACAGCGACGAGGGCCGGCGCACGGCGCTGCGCCACCATTTGGCGCGCCGCCTGCTCGACGACCCGGTGATCTACCTCGACCGCCTCGACGCCGACCAGCGCGCCTACTTCATGAACCAGCGCGGCACGATGGCCACCCGGCTGTGCGACGCCACCGGGCTGGTCACCGAACAACGCGCCGAGGGCCTGGCGCTGACCGACGAGGACGGCGAGCTGACCGACGTGGCGATGCCGGCCGAAGGCACCGAAGCGCATGTCACCCTGCTCGTGGCCGAGTTCCTGACTGCGCGTGCAAACAGCCGCGCAAGCACCGACGAAGTCGCCGCATTTATTGCCGGCGCACGCCAGCGCTTCGGCAAATTCTGGCGCAAGTCCGCGCGTGAAGCGGGCTCGGAGCACGAGTTGGCGGCGACCGCGCTCGAACGCCTGCAGCGTCTTCAACTGCTCGAACGCGACGGTGCCGAAGTACGACCCTTGCCGGCGCTGGCGCGCTTTGCCGTCGGCGAGGCCGAGCTCAGGCCGGCGGCACCCGCCACCACCGGCACCCTGTTCGATTGA
- the glgC gene encoding glucose-1-phosphate adenylyltransferase has translation MDINRSAESRMLARRTLALVLAGGRGSRLRDLTNVRAKPAVHFGGKFRIIDFALSNCMNSGLRRIGVITQYKSHSLLRHIQRGWSFLRNEMNEFVDLLPAQQRVDEEHWYRGTADAIYQNLDIIRDSRPPEYVVILAGDHVYKMDYSIMLADHAASGRGVTVGCIEVPRTEASAFGVMAVNAQRHITAFVEKPSDPPTVPDNPDMSLASMGIYVFTAEYLFRLLDEDACNPDSSHDFGKDIIPRAVAEGQALAHPFTMSAIATPPYSGPYWRDVGTVDAYWAANLDLASTTPALNMYDRDWPIWTYQEQLPPAKFVHDIDGRRGEALNSLVSGGCIVSGSVVRNSVLFSNVLVRSYCDISDAVVLPDVQINRHCRLSKVVIDRRCKLPEGLVIGEDPELDARRFHRTENGVVLVTRDMLAAL, from the coding sequence ATGGACATCAACCGCAGTGCCGAATCACGGATGCTTGCGCGACGAACCTTGGCCCTGGTGCTGGCCGGGGGGCGTGGTTCGCGTCTGCGCGATCTGACCAACGTGCGGGCCAAGCCTGCGGTCCATTTCGGCGGCAAGTTCCGCATCATCGATTTCGCCCTGTCCAACTGCATGAACTCGGGACTGCGGCGCATCGGGGTGATCACGCAGTACAAGTCGCACTCGCTGTTGCGCCACATCCAGCGCGGCTGGAGCTTCCTGCGCAACGAGATGAACGAGTTCGTGGACCTGCTGCCCGCCCAGCAACGCGTCGACGAGGAGCACTGGTACAGGGGCACGGCCGATGCGATCTACCAGAACCTCGACATCATCCGCGATTCGCGCCCGCCGGAGTACGTCGTCATCCTGGCCGGCGACCACGTCTACAAGATGGACTACTCCATCATGCTCGCCGACCATGCGGCGAGCGGGCGTGGCGTCACCGTCGGCTGCATCGAGGTGCCGCGCACCGAGGCGAGCGCCTTCGGCGTGATGGCCGTCAATGCGCAGCGCCACATCACCGCCTTCGTCGAAAAGCCGTCGGATCCGCCGACCGTGCCGGACAACCCCGACATGTCGCTGGCGAGCATGGGTATCTACGTGTTCACCGCCGAGTACCTCTTCCGCCTGCTCGACGAGGACGCCTGCAACCCGGACTCGAGCCACGACTTCGGCAAGGACATCATTCCGCGCGCGGTGGCCGAGGGCCAGGCGCTGGCCCACCCCTTCACCATGTCCGCCATCGCCACCCCGCCCTACTCGGGCCCCTACTGGCGCGACGTCGGCACGGTGGACGCGTACTGGGCGGCCAATCTGGACCTGGCTTCCACCACGCCGGCGCTGAACATGTATGACCGCGACTGGCCGATCTGGACCTACCAGGAGCAGCTGCCACCCGCCAAGTTCGTGCACGACATCGACGGACGTCGGGGCGAAGCGCTCAATTCGCTGGTGTCGGGCGGCTGCATCGTGTCGGGCTCCGTCGTCCGCAATTCCGTGCTGTTCTCGAACGTGCTGGTGCGCTCGTATTGCGACATCAGCGATGCGGTCGTCCTGCCCGACGTGCAGATCAACCGGCATTGCCGGCTGAGCAAGGTCGTCATCGACCGCCGCTGCAAGCTGCCCGAAGGGCTGGTCATCGGCGAGGATCCTGAGCTCGACGCCCGGCGTTTCCACCGTACCGAAAACGGCGTGGTCCTGGTGACCCGGGACATGCTTGCCGCACTCTAA
- a CDS encoding TIGR02677 family protein, whose protein sequence is MPYSDTSTDLFRHVSADKAGIYRNIMASFAAAKRQFRLHMRPDEVLAEARWSDGVPKLEEVQSALAQLTEWGNLEAQPDTARVASISDFYRARFLYRLSHGGEAVETALTAFAEALGRRAELQTVALEDIASRLKTLLALADAPALDAAKLHETLRDLVRVFESLADNAQAFMAGMARSIELQQADATAVVAYKQRLIDYLERFIGDLVGRSGAIAQHIALLHPRIDPLLWAAAQREARDAAPGDEQAQADALSQRQQAWRERWRGLRGWFVSTHHEPPQAEVLRSKARAAIPQLLAAVAALNERRSGRSDRSADFRVLAGWFATCGSDDDAHRLGRAAFALNPARHFSLNPGAGHELPATTPWAEAPPLSIHPRLREYGEAAPRGPLPKVRERSEERALLARQLREEHLQVEAARVRLATGRTTRLSEIGHLDPHAFSLFLSLLGEALTAQSSPDDVVERQTGDGLLRVRLEPLEAHTRAEVVTDAGVFAGRDHRITITATQAP, encoded by the coding sequence ATGCCCTATTCGGACACATCGACCGACCTGTTCCGACACGTCAGCGCAGACAAGGCCGGCATCTACCGCAACATCATGGCGAGCTTCGCCGCGGCAAAACGCCAGTTCAGGCTCCACATGCGACCCGACGAGGTGCTGGCCGAAGCCCGGTGGAGCGATGGCGTACCGAAGCTCGAGGAGGTTCAGAGCGCGCTTGCTCAGCTCACCGAGTGGGGCAACCTCGAGGCGCAACCCGATACCGCGCGCGTTGCCAGCATCAGCGACTTCTACCGCGCCCGCTTCCTCTACCGCCTGTCCCATGGCGGCGAAGCCGTCGAGACGGCCCTCACTGCCTTCGCCGAAGCGCTCGGTCGGCGTGCCGAGTTGCAGACGGTCGCGCTCGAAGACATCGCCAGCCGGCTCAAGACCTTGCTCGCGCTGGCCGACGCACCGGCGCTCGATGCGGCGAAGCTGCACGAAACCCTGCGCGATCTGGTGCGCGTGTTCGAAAGCCTCGCCGACAACGCCCAGGCCTTCATGGCCGGCATGGCACGCAGCATCGAGCTGCAGCAGGCCGACGCCACGGCGGTGGTCGCCTACAAGCAGCGACTGATCGACTACCTCGAGCGCTTCATCGGCGACCTCGTCGGGCGTTCCGGTGCGATCGCGCAGCACATTGCCCTGCTGCATCCGCGCATCGATCCGCTGTTGTGGGCGGCCGCGCAGCGCGAAGCGCGCGACGCCGCGCCCGGGGATGAACAAGCGCAGGCCGATGCACTCTCGCAGCGGCAGCAGGCCTGGCGCGAGCGCTGGAGGGGCCTGCGCGGCTGGTTCGTCAGCACCCATCATGAACCGCCGCAGGCCGAGGTGCTGCGCTCGAAGGCACGTGCGGCGATTCCGCAGTTGCTGGCCGCGGTCGCGGCGCTCAATGAGCGGCGCAGCGGGCGCAGCGATCGCTCTGCCGACTTCCGCGTGCTCGCCGGCTGGTTCGCGACCTGCGGCAGCGACGACGACGCGCACCGCCTGGGGCGTGCCGCCTTCGCCCTCAATCCGGCCCGCCATTTCTCGCTGAACCCGGGCGCCGGCCATGAGCTGCCGGCCACCACGCCGTGGGCCGAGGCGCCGCCGCTCTCCATCCATCCGCGCCTGCGCGAGTACGGCGAGGCCGCCCCGCGGGGCCCCTTGCCCAAGGTGCGCGAGCGCAGCGAAGAGCGCGCCCTGCTCGCGCGCCAGTTGCGGGAGGAACATCTGCAGGTCGAGGCCGCGCGGGTGCGCCTGGCGACCGGTCGAACGACGCGCCTGTCGGAGATCGGCCACCTCGATCCGCACGCCTTCTCGCTGTTCCTGTCGCTGCTCGGCGAGGCGTTGACGGCGCAATCCTCGCCCGACGACGTGGTCGAGCGCCAGACCGGCGACGGCCTGTTGCGCGTTCGCCTCGAGCCGCTGGAAGCGCACACCCGGGCCGAAGTCGTCACCGATGCCGGCGTCTTTGCCGGCCGCGACCACCGTATCACGATCACCGCCACGCAAGCGCCCTGA
- a CDS encoding helix-turn-helix domain-containing protein: MDIRPIHTEADYKATLKEISALMEFDPDPGTPEGDRLDILTTLVQAYEAKHFPIGVPDPVEAIKFRMEQSGLSVKDLEPFIGRSNRVYEVLNHKRPLTLGMIRRLHQGLGIPAEVLIAETVAG; encoded by the coding sequence ATGGACATCCGCCCTATTCACACTGAAGCCGATTACAAGGCTACGCTGAAGGAAATTTCGGCCTTGATGGAGTTCGACCCTGATCCGGGCACCCCGGAGGGAGACCGCCTGGATATTCTGACCACCCTGGTGCAAGCCTATGAAGCCAAGCACTTCCCCATTGGCGTGCCGGATCCGGTCGAAGCGATCAAATTCCGGATGGAGCAGAGCGGCCTGTCGGTGAAAGATCTGGAGCCATTCATTGGCCGGAGCAACCGTGTCTACGAAGTCCTGAACCACAAGCGCCCCTTGACACTGGGCATGATCCGTAGATTGCACCAAGGCCTGGGCATTCCGGCCGAGGTTCTGATTGCCGAGACCGTTGCGGGCTGA
- the glgA gene encoding glycogen synthase GlgA — MRILQVCAEIYPLLKTGGLADVAGALPAALSACGAEPRVLLPGFAPILADLHDAVELARLTPPAGLEAADARLLRGRLPACGVDAYVIDAPAFYLRAGGPYADAQQHAYPDNHRRFALLGWTAGKLAQGLDGGWRPQVVHAHDWHAALAPAYLRAAHDAGVRGLPASVYTVHNLAYQGLFDSHHFAELGLPPSFFSMHGLEFHGRINFMKAGLYYADRITTVSPGYAREIQTAEQGCGLDGVLRQRTHDLTGILNGVDESVWNPALDALLPAHYSAEQLEGKARCKASLQQELGLAATQASPLFCVVSRLTDQKGLHLILQALPELIARGAQFALLGSGDAALEAAFRAAADADPAHVAVRIGYDEAFAHRLIAGSDVILVPSRFEPCGLTQLYGLKYGTLPLVRRVGGLGDTVSDSRLETLDEDATGFVFDDFSAAGLLGAARRALALYRRPADWKSVQQRAMRHPSGWRDAADQYLALYRQIAA; from the coding sequence ATGCGCATCCTGCAGGTCTGCGCCGAAATCTATCCCCTGCTCAAGACCGGCGGCCTCGCCGATGTGGCAGGCGCCCTGCCCGCTGCGCTGAGCGCCTGCGGTGCGGAGCCCCGCGTGCTGCTGCCCGGATTCGCGCCGATCCTGGCCGACCTGCACGACGCGGTCGAGCTTGCCCGTCTCACGCCACCTGCCGGCCTTGAAGCCGCCGATGCCCGCCTGCTGCGTGGCAGGCTGCCCGCCTGCGGCGTCGACGCCTACGTGATCGACGCCCCCGCCTTCTACCTGCGCGCCGGCGGCCCCTACGCCGACGCGCAGCAGCACGCCTACCCCGACAACCATCGGCGTTTCGCCCTGCTCGGCTGGACGGCCGGCAAGCTCGCACAGGGGCTGGACGGGGGCTGGCGGCCACAGGTCGTGCACGCGCACGACTGGCACGCCGCGCTGGCGCCGGCCTATCTGCGTGCAGCGCACGACGCCGGCGTCCGCGGCCTGCCCGCGTCCGTCTATACGGTGCACAACCTCGCCTACCAGGGACTGTTCGACAGCCACCACTTTGCCGAACTGGGGCTGCCGCCATCGTTCTTCAGCATGCACGGGCTCGAGTTCCACGGCCGGATCAACTTCATGAAGGCGGGCCTTTACTACGCTGATCGCATCACCACCGTCAGCCCCGGCTATGCCCGCGAGATCCAGACCGCGGAGCAAGGCTGCGGCCTGGACGGCGTGCTCCGCCAGCGCACGCACGACCTGACCGGCATCCTCAACGGCGTGGACGAATCGGTGTGGAATCCGGCGCTCGACGCCCTGCTCCCCGCGCATTATTCGGCCGAGCAGCTCGAGGGCAAGGCGCGCTGCAAGGCGAGTCTTCAGCAGGAACTCGGCTTGGCCGCGACGCAGGCCTCTCCCTTGTTCTGCGTGGTCAGCCGCCTGACCGACCAGAAGGGCCTGCATCTGATCCTGCAGGCGCTGCCGGAGCTGATCGCGCGCGGTGCGCAGTTCGCCCTGCTCGGCAGTGGCGACGCGGCGCTCGAGGCAGCCTTCCGCGCCGCGGCAGACGCGGACCCGGCGCACGTCGCCGTACGGATCGGCTATGACGAAGCCTTCGCCCACCGGCTCATCGCCGGCAGCGACGTCATCCTCGTCCCGTCACGTTTCGAGCCCTGTGGGCTGACGCAGCTCTACGGCCTCAAGTACGGCACCTTGCCGCTGGTGCGTCGCGTCGGCGGGCTGGGCGACACCGTCTCGGACAGCCGCCTCGAGACGCTGGACGAGGATGCGACCGGGTTCGTATTCGACGATTTCTCTGCCGCTGGCCTGCTTGGTGCCGCCCGGCGCGCGCTTGCCCTGTACCGCCGCCCGGCAGACTGGAAGTCGGTGCAGCAACGCGCGATGCGCCACCCTTCGGGCTGGCGCGATGCCGCCGACCAGTACCTCGCACTGTACCGCCAGATCGCAGCCTGA
- a CDS encoding type II toxin-antitoxin system HigB family toxin, whose amino-acid sequence MRVIAVSTLREFWKLHPDAEQPLKAWFEEVTKASWTQPSDIKAQYGSASILKNRRVVFNIKGNDYRLIVAIAYRLQVVYVKFVGTHKEYDEVDAETIEMV is encoded by the coding sequence ATGCGAGTGATAGCCGTCTCCACCCTTCGGGAATTTTGGAAACTTCATCCGGATGCCGAGCAGCCTTTGAAGGCTTGGTTTGAGGAGGTGACCAAAGCGTCCTGGACTCAGCCATCGGACATCAAGGCGCAGTACGGCAGCGCCAGCATCCTCAAGAACCGGCGCGTCGTTTTCAACATCAAAGGCAACGACTACCGGTTGATCGTGGCCATCGCCTATAGGCTGCAGGTCGTCTACGTGAAATTCGTCGGGACCCACAAGGAATACGACGAAGTGGACGCAGAAACCATTGAAATGGTCTGA